The following nucleotide sequence is from Hemitrygon akajei unplaced genomic scaffold, sHemAka1.3 Scf000118, whole genome shotgun sequence.
GTTGAGTATTTACAACACATACTCTTTCAGAGACACGAGACTGCAGATCCGCCGTCTCAAACCattttctggaagaactcagtgagcTGAGCAGCGACTGTGAGGatggattggggtgggggggggagggggagggatgtgtcAAAATGCTGACTGTCTCAATCTCCTGAATAAGACATTGACATTTTCTCTCCCAATCACCCTTGATCTTTGGATTACACTTTGTTGATCACAGTGCACATGCTGATCAACAAATACACTTTGTACGCTGGATCAGTaatggtgggagggggagctgtgaTTCTCCTTTGACAGAATGCCCACTACCCTTTTCTCCATATCCCCACGCACCATATCAGCACTGGGGATTAAACATTTCTTCCAGAGGAACAATGATAACTGTGGCTGTAGTGAGAGGGTGTCCAGTACGGGACAGTCGGGGTCAGTAAACTACCAGGGAAATACTCACCTTCACAACACAAttaatgtggaaatgtgatgatCTGATATTTATCTAGACCAGGCCTCTCTGGCCAGTCAGGGGTCTGTTAATCAAATTTACTCTACTGTACGAACATCCATTGATGAATCCAATTAATGCAATAGCTTTGAGCTAACTCTTGTGTGCTTAAATACTGAGATCAGCGTTGAGGCATCTAACAGTTTGTCCactgtctgttcccatggaagatgttcaacagaaacacaaggagactctgcgggcacaaactgaaacactgagagtgaacacgatcctgataagggagaaggtgaaggttttccagctggttgatcgatacgctgagctcacggtcatttctactgttcgagatcggagactggtggaacatgagctgctggcaagaggcagagaccacgaggagtggagagaacaGCAATTCGGCAGAGAGCTGGAGAAAATCCAGACggatcagttgttccagagcagcttttcccggtgTAACTCTGAATCTGGGAGTACGGCAACAGTGGCCGGAGtcgcggggatcgggaaaaccacaatggtacaaaagattgtttatgactgggtcacggggaaaatatacaaacaattccagtttgtcttcagtttcaaattccgggatttaaactccattaaccaCAGAATAAACCTTACAGAACTCATTCTGGATCCGTATCCTTACTTTGAaaatatcctgagagaggtctggaagaacccagagggattgttgtttatattcgatggtttggacgaattcaatgacaaaattgattttgctgacagtcggggAGACACAGAACCTCAgtccacatgcacagatcctgaattcaagtgcaaggtgtctgacattgtgtacagtttaatccagggcaagctgctcccagggtgttcagtgctggtgaccacccgttccacggcgttacatttattggaaaacgCTGAGATCAGTAtccgggctgaaatcctgggattttctggtgaggaacggaagaaaTATTTCTTCAgttattttgaagatcagactgtggcggcagctgttttcaaacatgtgaaggagaacgagatcctgtacaccatgagctacaacccctcctactgctggatccttgcTCTGGCACTGggtcccttcttcacacaaagagtcagggacccgcagcgagttcccaagaccatcacccaactgtactcctactatatttacaacatcctgaaaaaccacggccgtgagattgagaacccccgtgatgtgttactcagggttggtcagatgggcTTCAAAGGAGTGTcggagaagaagattgtgtttacagatggagatttgattaACTACgacctgcagccttcccagttcctgtccgggttcctgatggagcttttggagagagaggattctgcccggtgtgtggtgtacacattcccacacctcaccatccaagagtttgcaGCTGCAGTCGCActattcctgaatccacatcccggggatatcccgAAATTCCTCACTGGAGCCCACAAGAccacagatgggcgatttgagatatttctccgttttgttgctggactctccaacccaatgacagtttggggcctggaggagtttctgggtccatttcctcaacaAACAACCTGCCgcgtgattgactgggtgaaggaggcgGTTATACACCAGATAAATATCTCTGCTGGTGAAGATGATACAAGTaacctcctgaacacattgcactatctgtttgagtctcagaatcgtggactggctcaggccgcactgggatctgtgaaaaaactttcattcagtgaaatgcaaCTGTCCCCGATTGACtgtgcggtcctgtctcatgtcatcggattcTGTGTTACAATAAAACACCTTGATTTTTGGAACTGCCGCATTCACTTTGAAGGAATACAGCGGCTGGGACCGGGGCTACACAAGtgtcaggagttgaggtaaccagATTTCTGTCTCACTCTGAaatgtgaaactgttccattgtgttgtttcaatgcgAATGAAATTGGGTAAAATCGGAATAAATCAGAATGCGAAAAATTGTGACTAATGACCAGGGGACTGGTCAGTAATTCCACAGGGACAGGAAGGTTCTGTGGTTCTTTCTGATGGGATTTGGAGACTCCATCAGATCACGAACAACATCCATTCgcttaatggtagtaaatcacaggattgGCCGCGTTTCTCGCtccctgtgacacgtccattgacattGTTCCTTCTCAATGTTAATGACAACTAGACCGACACAAACTGTAAGCGGGTGTGTAGGAACTTCCCACCATTTTCACATTGACAAGAGAGTGTGAGCTGTCTTGCCCAGTGAGAGCTTTAGAAATGCTGCTGTGAGTTTGTCCTCCTCTGCCCTTCCCTGTGAGAGACTATCTCCATCACCCCACCTGTGTGACTTTCCTCAATCCCCGATACCCAGTCACCACGTGGGCATCATTTCTCCCGATTGTGGACCTCAGTTTAGACCAACCTCTCCCGACGATCTACGTCCGCATCAGCTTCTCTTGTGGGAGCATCTTTTCTCAACACTATACTCCTATGGGATCTCTGTGCACACTTCCATTCCCACTGTTGGACCTCTCTGCATGTCTCATTCCTCCTGTGCATTCATTTCTCCCTATACTTCTGTCGGGTCTCACTTCCCCACCCCATTTCCGCCATGGGGGCTTCTCTTCCCATCCCCGTTcccctgtggtatctctcttccacatccccattcctgcagtgggttctctcttccccgtcctaCTGCCCCCTATGGAATCTCTCTTCACCACCCCCTTTCCCCTGTGGATGgtctctcttcctcctctcccttccctctgtggggatctctcttccccatccccttcctgttGTCAGCTCTCTTCCCCGTCTTCCTCCCCTTGAGATATTTCTAATCTCAACCCCCATTACCCTTGTGGGAACTCTTCTCGaatccccttcctccggtgggatctcaatTCCCTCTCCCCATTCGTTCTattggatctgtcttccccatctggTTCCTCCAGTGGAATCTTTATTCCCTAAGTCCTTCTTCCTGTGGGGAtcatttccccattctccttcctctgtcaggttctcccttgctcattcccttcctcctgtcgggatcacatccccaatcccctttcctctgtcgggttctccattgctcattcccttcctcctgtggggatcacttccccatctcctttcctctgtcgggttctcccctgctcattcccttcctcctgtggggatcacttccccatcccccttcgtctgTCGGGTTCTCCCtcgctcattcccttcctcctgtggggatcacttccccatcccctttcctctgtcgtgttctcccttgctcattcccttcctcctgtcgggatcacttccccatcccctttcctctgtcgtgttctcccttgctcattcccttcctcctg
It contains:
- the LOC140723560 gene encoding NACHT, LRR and PYD domains-containing protein 3-like, whose product is MDQCVSRGGVPVTLTSGRGTVITELLASWDDSQLLQLTDFYRDRLEQAMEGGVHGVSLALTAEYQFNGEEHRKISDLADKGERADSSKLLLSLVMEKGSRAPRVMWETFVKMRIGVPGLDKILKEIQIYGCDPSHRRIPAQLLLTFLCELKDVQQKHKETLRAQTETLRVNTILIREKVKVFQLVDRYAELTVISTVRDRRLVEHELLARGRDHEEWREQQFGRELEKIQTDQLFQSSFSRCNSESGSTATVAGVAGIGKTTMVQKIVYDWVTGKIYKQFQFVFSFKFRDLNSINHRINLTELILDPYPYFENILREVWKNPEGLLFIFDGLDEFNDKIDFADSRGDTEPQSTCTDPEFKCKVSDIVYSLIQGKLLPGCSVLVTTRSTALHLLENAEISIRAEILGFSGEERKKYFFSYFEDQTVAAAVFKHVKENEILYTMSYNPSYCWILALALGPFFTQRVRDPQRVPKTITQLYSYYIYNILKNHGREIENPRDVLLRVGQMGFKGVSEKKIVFTDGDLINYDLQPSQFLSGFLMELLEREDSARCVVYTFPHLTIQEFAAAVALFLNPHPGDIPKFLTGAHKTTDGRFEIFLRFVAGLSNPMTVWGLEEFLGPFPQQTTCRVIDWVKEAVIHQINISAGEDDTSNLLNTLHYLFESQNRGLAQAALGSVKKLSFSEMQLSPIDCAVLSHVIGFCVTIKHLDFWNCRIHFEGIQRLGPGLHKCQELRLGGNDLGDSGVKLVSAALRNPECKIQKLRLNDVGLTVSGAEDLASTLSANCTLTELNLSNNKLKDSGVKLVSEALGNPECKIQKLWLWKVGLTDSGAEDLVSALSTNQALTELDLRLNSLTDRSVPALRRLILTVPSLAYIELWRNHFSETGEMELKSLQELRPGLTVNL